ACCTGGCCCCATTCATTGTAAAAGttctgggcctgtattcacaaagaaTCTCAGAACAGGGGAATCTTAGACGCTAATCTAGGATCAGTCGTGCATTTTAGATCAGAATGAATAAGATGAGGCTATATGGACAGAGGATACATTTAcatcacattttagtcatttagcagacggtattatccagagcgacttacagtagagtgcatacattttcatactttttcgtACTAAATGTCAACCCCTTTTTAAACAGTGGCCCTGCTCTCACCTGCAGCTCAGCTCTCAGCCTCTTGTTCTCCTCGTCCAGCTTGGCCTCCTTCTTCTGCATGGAGGTGATCTCATTGTTCTTGCTGACCCGGAAAATATCATACTCCTTGCGGAGCCGTTCGTATTCGGCGGTGTACTCCAGGTCCACAGAGCCTGTAGATTTGAAGCTGGCTCCAATCACCCTGGGCCCTCGGCGAAAGGAGCTCCGCAGGAGGCGGGCTTTAGGTTTGACCTCCACAGGTATCTCACAGGCCTCCCCACCCTCGCCCCCATACGCATCCTCTATCACCTCCCCTGGGCTCACCAGGGAGGAGGCTGTACCCATGGTGATGGTGGCTCTGGACCAGGCACTCCACAGTGGCCTTACTGAACTAAACCTTCCAGATGGTCATTGCTGCTCCTAGGGATGAAGCCAGTGATTGGCATGTCATTGGCTGCAACACGCAAGCGGAGGAGTGAGGACCCAACGAGTATGTCTTAGCAAACTCGCTAACAACCCAATAAATAAAGGGATAATGAATGCATATGGTGGGGGATATATTATAGTAACCGATAACGCACGTGACCAAAtgtagcaacaacaacaaaaatagaaACCGCTTGCCAGTGAATGTGACAATATTTACGTTTGCATTGACTTTAACTCTGGTCCAGGGCACAACAACATCTCGCGCTGCAACTTCGCTTCTGGTCACGACCTATTTTTAGTATGTGACATTTGAGTCCAAATGTTATAGCTAACATCTGTATAACGTAGCTTTAACATAGCATTAACGTTAATTACATCAGTTTTAATGATGCTAGGTAACATTAGACatctcgctagctagctaacggtaacCTAACATTACCTGGTATGGCAAGAACGGGTGAGACGGAGATGGAGCCAGAtgtgactggcttgcacagacaTAATGGCCTGCCTATGGCacgtaacgttacctagctaacgttagatagcaATACTATTTAGCTATATTGACCTAGCTATATTTCGAATAGTTGGCTAGCATATTGAAGGACTCCGATTGCTTTTTTCGAAAGGAGTCCAATAAATACTCACACATAGCTATCCCCGTGGCGTAGCTTCTTCCTGGCTGCCCTGGTAACAAGATATCCTCCCTACGGGTCCTCACCGAAGTCAAAGTAATTTGCGattcaccccccaaaaaatctcaGGGCTGTAtcccaaacacagaaatacctcAGGCTTCTGCTCAGGCTCACATACATTAGGGAGGCTGTTCATTCGGAAGGAATACAGTTTTCTGGCATCTTTTTATGTGATGGTAATACACACTTTTACTATTTGGAAGAATGTAATAAATtgacccagacggcatccctagccgcgtcctcagagcatgcgcagaccagctggccggagtgtttacggacatattcaatctcttgTTGTTCCTACATACTTCaatatgtccaccattgttccggtacccaagaaagcaaaggtaactgaactaaatgactttcgccctgtagcactctcttctgtcatcatgaagcgctttgagagactggtcaaggatcatatcacctctgcttcaacctcaggaggctgaagaaatgtgtcttgtcacctaaaaccctcacaaacttttacagatgcacaattgagagcatcctcttgggctgtatcaccgcctggtacggaaactgcaccacccgcaaccgcagggctctccagagagtggtgcggtctgcccaacgcatcaccggaggcaaactacctgccaccaggacacctacagcacccgacgtcacaggaaggccaaaaagatcatcaaggacaacaaccacccgagccactgcctgttcacctcgctatcatccagaaggcgaggtcagtacagatgcatcaacgctgggaccgagagactaaaaaacagcttctatctcaaggccatcagactgttaaataaccatcactagcacattagaggctgctgcccatagacttggaatcactggccactttacaaatggaacactagtcactttaataatgtttacatattttgcattactcatctcgtatgtatatactgtattctatcctattctactgtatcttagtctatgccactgacattgctcgtccaaatatttatatattcttaattcctttactttagatctgtgtgtatttttgtgaaattgttagatattactgcactgttggatctagaAACACAACCATTTCGcgacacctgcaataacatctgctaaacacgtgtatatgaaaaataacattttgtttatTAGTTAAGCCAAAAAGTTTAATAATAGGCATACAATATGCCTACACTATACAATAATTATATGCATACAATAACAGCAATGGTAAAACAACCTAGAAATTACATTAATATTCATACAGGGCCATAGGCCTACCAACCATTCTTTTTAATAATATATTTGCATGTAGCCTTTATTGCACAACACCACAATGAGATCATACTGTAGGATTCAACATTGTACATTGCCATTGTAATATGAAATAGTAATTGAATCACTGCAAGCATACACTTGTACTGGTCTCAGAGCAGGAGGagtgctgatcttggatcagtttagccttaaaaaaaaaaaaaaaaagatgtaccgcgggacctgatcctagatcaggttGTGGTTGGCTGGTCCGCTCTCCTGTCTCTACAGAACAGCTGCAGCAGTATACTTTGATAAGTCCTTGCCAAATAAAAGTACATAATAGGATCCAAAGCTCCACTCAGACAGGTTAGTGCGGAAGTGACTCGGTTGGCTAGTGCCAGAGCCTCAATGGACGCAGTTTCCATGTCGCTATGAGTGTGTCTCTCAATGTAGATGAAACGGTTCAAGTGATAGGGCACAAAAGCAACCAGGAAGTTCACCATGATGAGAATGATCATCCTGATAGCCTTGTCTCTGATCGAGCTTCCCTCCTGTTGCTTGATGCCCCTCAGCTTCAATAGGATTAATATATAGGAGACCCCTATAGTGACCAGAGGAATAATAAACGCCACCATGGTTGACACCAGTGCTTTGGGAGAAGTCTTTTCCAAGTACAGCTGGTTACACATGACCACGGTTGTGTTGTCAACCTGAATCGTCGTCTGTTTTTTGGAGAATAGCAAGGGAGCCATAGACACGGTCACTGTGACCCACAGGATCACCACGACCACTCGGGCATATGAAGCCTTCCTCATTGACCGTGATTTGAGCGGTAGGACCAGGGCCAAGAGGCGGTCCAGGCTGATGCAGGTCATGAAGTAAAGACTGCAGTACATGTTGAGGTAGAAGAGAAACCCCACCAGGCGACAGGGGACATCTCCAAAGGGCCAGCGGCTGTCTGAGAAGTGGTAGACCATCCGCATGGGCAAGATCAGCACGTAGGAGACATCTGCTATGGCCAGGTGTTTTAGAAAGAGCTTGGAGGGTGAGGTGTCAGCCTGACGACAGAACACCCACAGTGCCAAAATGTTGCCAGGCACGgcgaccacaaagaccaggatGTAAAAGCTAGCAAACAGGATGTTCTCATGGTGGGAACCTTTGGTGTGAAAGCCATGTCTCACTTCCTCAGTGTAGTTCATCATTATTCTGTTGTCTCTTAGCCTATAGAACATAGCAAAGACACAAAGAGAAAAGATACTATAGTCGACATGATAACAGTGCAGGATCTGATATTGAGGGATCCCTGCAGTTGTACACAAAAAACATTGGCTTCCTCAAGGGTCCTTTGGGAAGGTtgatggttctacatggaaccataCTGACCAAAAGAACCCTGTGAGCCCTTCAATGGTTctttgcagtaaaaaaaaaagggttCTTTCCCATTTTGGTTAAATGCAGGGTCAGCGGCTCGTTTGAATATTTTGGGGGCGTAATTTGAGCACACATTTTTTTGAGCAACCATAAGTGAGTGTCATTCCATCAAATCTGTTGTTTTACGCTATTACATGTTATATATGACCATGGCCAGTGATTGTGTCTTGTGAAACACTCACAAATGGCCTTATGTCAATTGAGAACAGATGACTGAGCCAGTAGGACTCAATTCTCTCAGGGaccagagctagcacacctgtTTCAACTTGTTAATTAACACAATTCTAAAACCTATGGAACTTTAACAATATGACTATTTAACCAGAATAAAAAACCCTGTGTGGTTCTACAAAGAACATTATTAGAGATTGAGAAATGTTCTTTACAGAACCATTATCCATAAAAAGTTCAAAGAAccataaaaaatattttattttgccCCAAAAAGGGTTGTAGCCATAGTGGAACCCTTTTTTGGTGATATATGGAGCCTTTTTTAATGGTTCAATATAGAACCttaaaaaaaaaggtttttagtGTGTACTAGTGAGTTGTGAGTGATTCTGTTGTTACACATAACTGTGGTTTCATTTGAAGTCTACATTGTATCATATAACCCAAGCCTGTGTATCTCATATGGCACCCCATtgctatgcagtgcactacttctgaccagaagcctatggggaatagggtgccatttgggacataactcTAGTGATTTTTTTTTAGCATCAACAAGAGGTACATAGGAAATATAGCCTTCCTGTAGCAAATATAGCCTTCCTGTCACGCACACAGATCCAACCGTTTCAAAAACAGAATAGGGTGGTTATCTGTAGAGAACTACATGAGAACTATGAGAGGAACTATTTGAAATTGTGGTAATTTGAGCGATACGAGATATGTACACTGTGTATGACAGAGATAACGTGCAATGTATGTTAAGTGTGTAATAAGCAGTGTCTATTTTTGTACACAGCAGTACTGTGCGTCGAAGACTATTTCTCCTTGGGGACATTAAAGTTAATCCTATCTTATCCTATTATGAGTGCTAGCCGATAAATAAAAGTGAATTTCTCCAGGTGTATACAATTGACAAAAAGCATTTTAGgtgagagtggggtaagttgagtcaCCATTGTTTCTTGGAAACCAGACACAAAATGAATCATTTgaaccaaatatttaggaagaggtcattaTTTCATATAGTCTGTGAaagaagaaaccacatggaaaaagttgTGAGCAAGTTAGGTCAAATTAAAATCAGGTCACGCGCAGCTGCGCTCTGAATGAATGATTACTTGGGTGTTGCCAGCTGTAGGGAGGATTAAAATAAGCCCAACCCTTGGAAATCTGTTACGGTACACAACCCTTCATTCCTATTATCTCAGTTTTGGAAGAGACTgtttatgatttaaaaaatgatcatgtttacactttgtagtcaaatTTGACACCAGAAtacatgtttctgactcatatcgatgccacataggtcATTTTCAATGGGCAATTACTCTTTAACCACATTTTAACGTTTGTATGTAATTACATTGTCTCCAAAACAATTGAGTATTTTGGGTTCTGACCGAGCTAAGagagttgaactaagctcatgaagcatttctaagttatattcttcaagaatcaaatgGGTAAATATCATAATACCCAAGTTATAATCAAGTCCAAACTGGGATTTATCAACTGCAGGTCTCCCCTTTTAAACTTGAACTTTAAATCAACTTCACTTAAACTTTAATTTGAAATAGGACATTATTATACATGAGTCACATCATATTTAAATAGTAAATAATCAACTTAAATAGTAAATAACCACTTCTAATAATATACTTACCAGTAGGCTCTTTTGCCTTCAAGGAGTAATGCTCATGATCAATGAATTACAGACAGGTTGCAGACTGAGGTAAGAGTGGTTCTGTTGTTCCTACTCTTAGATGTATTCGCAAAGGTTAATTTGCCTCTCCTCCTACACAGTTTTCACACCCTCAAAGCATTGGTCACGTTCCAGGCCAACTGCATTGCATCCACTTGGTTTTGTGCCATTTCATCAACCGCAGTCAAGCATCcgattgctatatcatatgatgcgGTTGACTGATATGATGAACACCTATCCAGGCATTGTGAGATCTGGCGTGCATCTGGAACACAGTCAGCCTGGAACGCTGCCATTATGTGGCATGACCACTCACTGAAACAGATTGTACATCATTCAGTTCTGCTTGGTACATCGGAACTGTGTACAGGCTTGAGAGCGAAACAGGAGAGAAACTAAAAGTGAGTAGAAACGTCCTCAAATGCATTACAAGCATGCAGACCTTTAttgtttttattacaacacaatTATTCCTTTCTTGATCACATTGCTGTTTATGTAGAATGGTTTAAAGCTTTACAAAAATGAGAGAGAAaccaaaatatttacaaaatctATCTGTGCAAACATAATTCTTCTTTCCCTCTCCTAAAGCATCTTAAAGGCATGCATACAAATCAACTTTGGTATGTTAACAAAACTACTTAAAGTTCTTATTAGAAGCGTTTATGTACACGTGGTAGAACAGTTCATCGATGACTTTTGTGTTTTAGTAACTGTATACATTTAGACATCAATAAACATGAACTTAAGAGACCTCCAGTAAAGCTGTTCGAAGGTAAAGACTTGAGCCGTCACACCTCGAGTGTGTCGTAAGAGTTCTCACTTGGTATGTCATGGTTACAGTAATAGTCAGGAAATGTCAGAACAACAACTTTGGCAAATAGGCACAATAACTACAGAAAGACCCAAAATATATCTCATAAACCtccttaattttttttttttgaatctCCTAAAAATAAATTGGCAGTGCATGATATTCTTAACAAAATAGAAGTCAATGTAGTTTCACTGTAAACGTCTTTATACATACGGTACAGTATGCATTCATAAAAGGCATTTACTAGGGCTATGCTCAATGTTGGGCAACATAAGAAATAATGTAAGAGCAAAATATACTATGGTTATCCAGTCTCTGGTTTTCAAAAATAAAACACAATATTTCACATGGTCATAGTGATTGTACATCAACTTCATATTTTTTTTTCCATTCTTAGATATTgtaagaaaaatatattttcaataccGTTTTTAGTAGAGAATTGAGAAAGCGAGAGCTTCCACATAACCTACGAAGCAGTAAAACTATATCActtttgtttttctttttaaaACTATTTACTCAGTACTCTAATAcgccttttttttttaaaaatcagGGTTCAAGTTTAGCCAATGGAAAATGCAACTTAAAAACGAAGTCAAAGCATCGGTGTGAGTATgcgtgtgtcaaatcaaattgaaATATGAATGGTGGGGGGAAGTGCATCCATTAAGCTTTTTACAACAATAAAATACAAACCAATAAACAACCACAAAAACATGAATAACGAGATTGAGAGAAGTAACCCCAACGGGGCTACTATATGGGAGCTAAGTGGAGTCCTTGGCTGCTGTGGCGGTTGGGATGCAGGATTTGCCGCTGCTGCCGTTCTGGGGCCTGTAGCTGGTGAAGCTGGGGGTGTGTATGGTGCGGATGCTCTTCACACCCGGGCCCAACGGGGTGGGCgacagaggggagggggaggaggaggagggtgctCGACCGTTTTGAGTCTGCGAGGAGAACGAGAGAGCTTTACCGGTG
The window above is part of the Salvelinus namaycush isolate Seneca chromosome 7, SaNama_1.0, whole genome shotgun sequence genome. Proteins encoded here:
- the LOC120050687 gene encoding uracil nucleotide/cysteinyl leukotriene receptor-like, translated to MNYTEEVRHGFHTKGSHHENILFASFYILVFVVAVPGNILALWVFCRQADTSPSKLFLKHLAIADVSYVLILPMRMVYHFSDSRWPFGDVPCRLVGFLFYLNMYCSLYFMTCISLDRLLALVLPLKSRSMRKASYARVVVVILWVTVTVSMAPLLFSKKQTTIQVDNTTVVMCNQLYLEKTSPKALVSTMVAFIIPLVTIGVSYILILLKLRGIKQQEGSSIRDKAIRMIILIMVNFLVAFVPYHLNRFIYIERHTHSDMETASIEALALANRVTSALTCLSGALDPIMYFYLARTYQSILLQLFCRDRRADQPTTT